A region of Thermococcus argininiproducens DNA encodes the following proteins:
- a CDS encoding mannose-1-phosphate guanylyltransferase/mannose-6-phosphate isomerase translates to MKTLILAGGKGTRLWPLSRELMPKQFIRIFNDTSLFQKTIERALKFSKPKEIFVVTNKEYKFRVLDDLKELGLEIPEENILLEPIGKNTLPAIYWGMKTIEENYGRSKVAVLPSDHLIKVDENYITAFEKAEQLADNYFITFGIRPTKPHTGYGYIKPGEKLEGGYKVDEFKEKPDYETAKQYVENGYYWNSGMFLFDSTLFIEEVKRVAPKVYTAFEEAKNIEEAYEKVPDISVDYGVMEKTDKAAVVPLNTYWNDLGSFDAIYEAFEKDKTGNAVKISGFKGEYINIDSKNNLVITERLTATVGIEDLIIIDTGDALLVAKKGESQKVKEVYRKLVESNDERAIVHKTAYRPWGSYTVLEEGERYKIKRLTVLPGNRLSLQRHYHRSEHWVVVRGTAKVKIEDKELLLRPGESTFIPAGAVHRLENPGKVVLEVIETQIGEYLGEDDIERFQDDFGRG, encoded by the coding sequence ATGAAAACCTTAATCCTAGCTGGGGGAAAAGGTACTCGGCTCTGGCCCCTGAGTAGAGAACTTATGCCAAAGCAGTTTATAAGAATATTTAACGACACTTCATTATTCCAAAAAACCATAGAAAGAGCACTAAAATTCTCAAAACCAAAGGAAATTTTTGTCGTGACAAATAAAGAATACAAGTTCAGGGTTCTTGATGACCTTAAAGAACTTGGCCTTGAAATTCCAGAAGAAAATATCCTCCTAGAGCCTATAGGAAAGAACACTCTTCCAGCTATTTACTGGGGGATGAAGACTATAGAGGAAAATTATGGTAGATCGAAAGTTGCCGTGTTACCCTCAGATCACTTGATAAAAGTTGATGAAAACTATATTACGGCATTTGAAAAAGCTGAACAGCTTGCTGATAATTATTTCATAACATTTGGAATTAGACCTACAAAACCTCACACAGGCTATGGATACATAAAACCTGGCGAAAAGCTTGAAGGGGGATACAAGGTAGATGAATTTAAAGAGAAGCCAGACTACGAGACTGCGAAACAATATGTAGAAAATGGGTATTACTGGAACAGTGGAATGTTCCTATTCGACAGTACTCTTTTCATCGAAGAAGTAAAAAGAGTCGCTCCTAAAGTTTACACTGCTTTCGAAGAAGCAAAGAATATAGAGGAAGCATATGAAAAAGTACCAGATATCTCAGTCGATTATGGCGTTATGGAGAAAACAGACAAGGCCGCTGTAGTACCCCTAAATACATACTGGAATGATTTGGGGAGTTTTGATGCCATATATGAAGCCTTTGAAAAAGATAAAACGGGGAATGCTGTCAAGATCAGTGGATTTAAAGGAGAGTACATAAACATAGACTCCAAAAACAATCTTGTAATAACTGAAAGATTAACAGCAACCGTTGGTATTGAAGATCTGATAATAATCGATACTGGAGACGCATTACTCGTTGCGAAAAAAGGAGAAAGTCAGAAAGTTAAGGAAGTTTACAGAAAGCTTGTAGAGAGCAATGACGAGAGGGCTATAGTGCACAAGACGGCATACAGACCATGGGGCTCTTATACCGTACTAGAAGAAGGAGAGAGATACAAAATAAAGCGCCTAACGGTTTTACCTGGAAACAGACTCTCCCTCCAACGACACTATCATCGCTCAGAACATTGGGTTGTAGTCAGGGGGACTGCAAAAGTGAAGATAGAAGATAAAGAACTCCTATTAAGGCCTGGAGAAAGTACTTTCATACCTGCAGGGGCAGTACACAGACTTGAAAACCCCGGGAAAGTTGTGCTTGAGGTCATAGAAACACAAATAGGAGAATACCTAGGTGAAGATGACATTGAACGTTTCCAAGACGATTTTGGGAGAGGTTGA
- the mpgP gene encoding mannosyl-3-phosphoglycerate phosphatase, translating to MKIIFLDLDKTLIGEDYSPEPAKKIVEFLKERGFKIIFNSSKTKAEQEYYRRALDINDPFIVETGSAVYIPKDDLPFNFPFTRKERNYLVIELGVNYTIIKKALDEIKDKFGLKYYGNSSLEEVIRYTNLPGDLAKLAMQREYSETIFTWSTPGFEKELTKRELKISKGSRFYNVTGNTDKGKAAKLILNLYSQVEKIESYAVGDGQNDIPMLKVVDYPFTIGLSYSGAKDIREITKLMEVIK from the coding sequence ATGAAGATAATATTCCTCGATCTTGACAAAACCCTCATAGGAGAGGACTATTCCCCAGAACCAGCCAAAAAAATAGTGGAATTTCTAAAGGAGAGAGGATTTAAAATAATATTTAACTCATCAAAAACTAAGGCTGAACAGGAGTACTACCGGAGGGCCCTTGATATTAATGATCCATTTATTGTGGAAACTGGAAGTGCAGTGTACATTCCAAAAGATGATCTGCCTTTTAACTTCCCTTTTACACGGAAAGAGAGAAATTATTTAGTAATTGAGCTTGGAGTTAACTATACTATAATAAAAAAGGCTCTGGATGAGATAAAAGACAAATTTGGATTAAAATACTATGGTAACTCAAGCCTAGAAGAAGTAATTAGATATACCAATCTTCCAGGGGATCTAGCAAAATTAGCCATGCAAAGGGAGTATTCAGAAACCATATTCACTTGGAGTACACCAGGTTTCGAAAAAGAACTGACAAAAAGAGAATTAAAAATCTCAAAGGGGAGCAGGTTCTACAACGTAACCGGAAACACCGACAAAGGAAAAGCTGCTAAACTTATTTTAAATTTGTATTCACAGGTTGAAAAAATTGAGAGCTACGCCGTCGGGGACGGCCAAAACGACATTCCTATGCTCAAAGTCGTTGATTATCCGTTCACAATCGGTTTATCCTATTCGGGGGCTAAGGATATAAGGGAAATAACTAAATTAATGGAGGTGATAAAATGA
- the mpgS gene encoding mannosyl-3-phosphoglycerate synthase, which produces MLLEAPVYKEIFGAVKIYELQKVIKMDTETEDVPMFTVQNIPRGDIYKVIGEMAIVVPMKNEKLHLVDGVLKAIPHKSPIIIVSNSKRKGPNRFKQEVDLVKHFCNLTHSRVLMIHQKDPGLGEAFKEVGYEDILDEKGLVRSGKGEGMLLGILLAKAIGAKYVGFVDADNYIPGAVNEYVKDYAAGFLMSESDYAMVRLHWRHKPKVSKGTLYFKKWGRVSEITNRYLNQLISEKTTFETTIMVTGNAGEHAMTMKLAEILPFSTGYSIEPYEIVYLLERFGTWENAKELQEVFDQGIEIFQIETLNPHFHEDKGQEHVKEMVLLSLTTIYHSKLSSESLKRQILNDLRMHNIIKENEEPPKPRVMKPIKEIDIKKWMDALDANQETLLRFDL; this is translated from the coding sequence ATGCTTTTAGAGGCCCCAGTTTATAAGGAAATCTTTGGAGCGGTGAAAATTTACGAGTTACAAAAAGTCATCAAGATGGATACTGAAACCGAGGATGTTCCAATGTTTACGGTGCAGAATATTCCTAGAGGGGATATTTACAAAGTAATTGGGGAAATGGCAATAGTTGTGCCTATGAAAAATGAGAAGCTTCACCTTGTTGATGGTGTATTAAAGGCAATACCCCACAAATCCCCTATTATCATCGTTTCTAATAGCAAAAGGAAAGGTCCCAACAGATTCAAGCAAGAAGTAGACTTAGTTAAGCACTTTTGCAATCTAACACACTCAAGGGTCTTGATGATTCACCAAAAAGACCCTGGACTAGGAGAAGCTTTTAAAGAGGTCGGATATGAGGATATTCTTGATGAAAAAGGACTTGTAAGAAGTGGAAAGGGCGAAGGGATGCTCCTAGGAATATTACTTGCAAAAGCCATAGGTGCCAAGTACGTTGGCTTTGTTGATGCTGATAATTATATTCCTGGAGCCGTTAATGAGTATGTTAAAGACTATGCTGCTGGTTTTCTGATGAGTGAAAGCGACTATGCGATGGTAAGACTCCACTGGCGACACAAACCAAAAGTAAGTAAAGGAACACTCTACTTCAAAAAATGGGGAAGGGTAAGTGAGATAACAAATCGATATCTAAATCAACTCATAAGTGAGAAAACCACATTTGAGACCACTATCATGGTGACTGGAAATGCTGGAGAGCACGCTATGACAATGAAGCTTGCAGAAATCTTACCATTTTCCACAGGTTATTCAATCGAACCCTACGAGATAGTTTATCTCCTTGAACGCTTTGGCACTTGGGAGAATGCAAAAGAACTCCAAGAGGTATTTGATCAAGGAATAGAAATTTTCCAGATAGAAACCTTAAACCCACATTTTCATGAGGATAAAGGCCAAGAACACGTAAAGGAGATGGTTCTGCTTTCATTGACCACTATATACCACTCAAAACTCTCATCAGAGAGTCTAAAACGACAAATCCTAAATGATCTTAGAATGCACAATATAATAAAAGAAAATGAAGAGCCTCCAAAACCAAGAGTCATGAAGCCGATAAAAGAGATAGACATTAAAAAATGGATGGACGCATTGGACGCCAATCAAGAGACATTATTGAGGTTCGATCTATGA
- a CDS encoding ADP-specific glucokinase, which yields MKESLKERIRLWKRLYVQAFENATNALPNISGVLLAYNTNIDAIKYLDKEDLEQKINEIGKENVFKIIENPPEKIASLEHLFGGILRSIKLGKAMEWFVENEEVRKYLREWGWDELRIGGQAGIMANLLGGVYRIPTIVHVPQNPRLQAELFVDGPIYVPVFEGNELKLIHPKEAQSDEDELIHYIYEFPRGFQVFNIRAPRENRFIANADDYNARVYMRKEFREGFGEIVKKVELALISGLQVLNEYYPDGTTYRDILDRVESHLNILNKHGVKTHFEFAYTPSKRVREELIEMLPKFTSVGLNEVELSSIIEIIGDEELTKEILEGHLFSVIDGMNLLMDETGIERIHFHTYGYYLALTQYRGEHVRDALLFASLAAAAKAMRGNLERVEQIRDALSVPTNERAIILEEELEKEFTEFENGIIDMTDRQLTFIPTKIVTSPKSTVGIGDTISSSAFVSEFGMRKS from the coding sequence ATGAAAGAAAGCCTTAAAGAGAGAATACGGTTATGGAAAAGACTATATGTGCAAGCTTTTGAGAATGCTACTAATGCACTTCCAAATATTAGCGGAGTTCTTTTAGCATATAATACAAATATCGATGCTATAAAATATCTTGATAAAGAGGATTTAGAACAAAAAATCAATGAAATAGGAAAAGAGAATGTTTTTAAGATCATAGAAAATCCTCCCGAAAAAATAGCATCGCTTGAACATCTTTTTGGAGGAATATTGAGAAGTATAAAACTCGGAAAAGCAATGGAATGGTTTGTAGAGAACGAAGAAGTTAGAAAATATCTACGAGAGTGGGGATGGGATGAACTGAGAATCGGTGGACAAGCCGGAATCATGGCAAATCTCTTAGGCGGAGTGTACAGAATCCCCACCATAGTACACGTTCCACAGAATCCCAGACTTCAAGCAGAATTATTCGTTGATGGCCCCATTTATGTTCCAGTTTTTGAAGGAAATGAACTTAAACTCATTCATCCTAAAGAAGCACAATCTGATGAAGATGAGCTTATCCACTATATATATGAATTCCCAAGAGGATTTCAAGTCTTCAACATCAGAGCTCCAAGGGAAAATCGGTTTATAGCTAATGCTGATGATTACAACGCTAGAGTATATATGAGAAAAGAATTCAGGGAGGGTTTTGGAGAAATAGTCAAAAAAGTAGAACTGGCCTTAATAAGCGGACTTCAAGTTCTAAACGAGTACTATCCCGATGGAACAACATATAGAGACATCCTTGATAGGGTTGAAAGTCATCTTAACATCTTGAACAAACATGGGGTGAAAACTCACTTTGAATTTGCATACACACCAAGCAAAAGAGTGAGAGAAGAGCTTATAGAAATGTTGCCAAAGTTCACAAGCGTCGGGTTAAATGAGGTAGAATTATCTTCAATAATAGAGATAATTGGAGACGAAGAACTCACAAAGGAAATCCTTGAAGGACACCTCTTTTCTGTTATAGACGGAATGAACCTTTTAATGGATGAGACTGGAATAGAAAGAATTCATTTCCACACCTATGGTTATTACCTAGCTTTAACCCAGTACCGAGGAGAACATGTTAGAGATGCCTTGCTCTTCGCTTCATTGGCAGCCGCCGCAAAAGCTATGCGGGGCAACTTAGAAAGAGTTGAACAGATAAGAGATGCCTTAAGTGTTCCAACAAATGAAAGAGCAATAATCCTCGAAGAAGAACTTGAGAAGGAATTTACCGAATTTGAAAACGGCATAATAGATATGACCGACAGACAGCTAACATTTATCCCAACAAAGATCGTGACTTCTCCAAAGAGCACCGTCGGAATAGGAGATACGATTTCAAGCTCTGCATTTGTTAGTGAATTCGGAATGAGAAAGAGCTGA
- a CDS encoding MBL fold metallo-hydrolase, with product MIIRGIGLDSSAEIAFQSHAHTDHFVSGKVIVSTKATKFLSHLKKGGFYKTYDFGKAFYIGDYKAKLYPAGHMLGSAQIYIKLDEFSLLYTGDVKWFKLRTAEKAKFRRADVLVIESTYGLPMYNFPTPREAEKKLIAFVEQSLDKGKTPMLYANQMGKAQELLKILDLHGYSVRVSREILKVAKVYEKFGIKFRNISKEGEVLISGFKNQISFNGVHSSGLFVSGFGDLKLSNHADFWELIRIIETVKPEKIYTRYGYAREFARILRGLEYDAKPLEDVLFSGELI from the coding sequence ATGATCATTAGAGGAATTGGTTTAGACTCATCCGCTGAAATAGCATTTCAGAGCCATGCTCATACAGATCATTTCGTTAGTGGGAAAGTCATAGTTTCAACAAAGGCCACGAAATTTCTCAGCCATCTCAAAAAAGGAGGGTTTTACAAAACTTACGACTTTGGTAAAGCCTTCTACATAGGGGATTATAAGGCCAAGCTTTATCCTGCAGGACATATGCTTGGCTCTGCTCAAATCTATATTAAGCTTGATGAATTTTCACTTCTTTACACTGGTGACGTTAAATGGTTCAAACTTAGAACTGCAGAAAAGGCTAAATTTAGACGAGCGGATGTGCTTGTTATCGAGTCAACATATGGATTACCCATGTATAATTTCCCAACTCCAAGAGAAGCTGAGAAAAAACTTATAGCATTTGTGGAGCAGTCATTAGATAAAGGAAAGACTCCTATGTTATACGCAAATCAGATGGGAAAGGCCCAGGAGCTTCTTAAAATCTTGGACCTCCATGGGTACTCTGTTAGAGTTTCACGAGAAATACTGAAAGTTGCCAAAGTCTATGAGAAATTTGGGATAAAGTTCCGCAATATCTCAAAAGAGGGAGAGGTTTTAATTAGTGGCTTTAAGAATCAAATATCGTTTAATGGAGTCCATTCATCAGGACTTTTTGTTTCTGGGTTTGGAGATTTGAAATTAAGCAATCATGCGGACTTTTGGGAGCTTATAAGAATAATTGAGACAGTTAAACCTGAGAAGATCTATACTCGTTATGGATATGCTAGAGAATTCGCTAGAATCCTGAGAGGTTTGGAATACGATGCTAAACCATTGGAAGATGTTCTTTTTTCGGGAGAATTAATTTAA
- the gcvH gene encoding glycine cleavage system protein GcvH: protein MIEVGEYKVKEGLYYTKDHEWAQVMEDGTVLIGISDYAQKELGDLAYVELPEIGKEVSKGDVLCEVESVKAVSEVYAPVSGEIVEVNEELEEAPEKINEDPYEAWIAKIKPSNLEEELKELMPAEKYAEYLESL from the coding sequence ATGATTGAGGTCGGTGAATACAAGGTTAAAGAAGGGCTTTACTACACCAAGGACCACGAATGGGCTCAGGTAATGGAGGATGGAACTGTTTTGATAGGAATAAGTGATTATGCACAAAAAGAGCTTGGCGATTTGGCCTATGTAGAACTCCCCGAAATTGGAAAAGAGGTTTCAAAGGGCGATGTTCTCTGTGAAGTAGAGAGCGTCAAAGCAGTAAGCGAAGTTTATGCACCTGTTAGTGGAGAAATCGTTGAAGTTAATGAAGAACTCGAAGAGGCCCCAGAAAAAATCAACGAAGATCCCTATGAAGCATGGATTGCTAAGATAAAACCAAGCAACTTAGAAGAGGAACTAAAAGAACTCATGCCAGCTGAAAAGTATGCTGAATATTTAGAATCTCTCTGA